Proteins from a single region of Apium graveolens cultivar Ventura chromosome 7, ASM990537v1, whole genome shotgun sequence:
- the LOC141673637 gene encoding putative E3 ubiquitin-protein ligase RING1a — translation MISIIYRYISVPLAHICKELQCPICLGIIKKTRTVMECLHRFCKECIDKSMRLGNNECPACRTHCASRRSLRDDPKYDALISLLYPDINKYEEEEFSLHEKVWAHNSQIQASIAQTLQRQTEARGRNGSRATTSHQNEALQSPGGMRNQRSNK, via the exons ATGATTTCTATCATTTACAGATACATCAGTGTACCATTGGCCCATATATGCAAGGAACTACAATGTCCAATTTGTTTAG GGATTATAAAGAAGACAAGAACTGTCATGGAGTGTCTGCATCGCTTCTGTAAAGAATGCATTGACAAATCTATGAGACTAGG GAATAATGAGTGTCCGGCTTGCCGCACACATTGTGCTAGTCGGCGTTCTCTAAGAGATGATCCAAAATATGATGCCCTAATTTCTCTTTTATATCCGGATATCAATAAGTATGAGGAGGAG GAATTCTCTTTGCATGAAAAGGTTTGGGCACACAATAGCCAG ATCCAAGCCTCAATAGCTCAGACTCTACAACGACAAACAGAAGCACGAGGAAGAAATGGATCTAGAGCTACAACTTCACATCAAAATGAGGCACTTCAAAGTCCTGGAGGCATGAGAAATCAGAGATCTAATAAATAA